AGATATTATTTACCGGACTATGGAAAAAACAGGACTGATCCATGATGAGGGACCGGATAAGGACGGAGGCTGCGGACCTTATGTGCAGAGCGAAAGAAATGCATCCGGTATCTACCTGAAATATGCCAAACAACTAGTAGAGCAGGGAGATGCTTATTACTGTTTCTGTGATAAAGAGCGTCTGGATTCTCTGAAAACATCTGTATCCGAAAACGGAACAGAGATCGTGGTATATGACAAGCACTGTCTGTCTCTCAGCAAAGAAGAAGTGGAGGCAAATCTGGCGGCTGGGAAACCGTGGGTAATCCGAATCAACATGCCGACAGAGGGAACCACAACCTTCCATGATGAGATTTACGGAGATATTGAGGTCCCGAATGCGGAATTGGATGATATGATTCTGATCAAATCGGACGGTTATCCGACCTACAACTTTGCAAATGTAATCGACGATCATCTGATGGGAATTACTCACGTAGTAAGAGGAAATGAGTACCTTTCTTCCGCACCGAAATACAATCGGCTGTACGAGGCATTTGGCTGGGATATCCCGGTTTATGTACACTGCCCGTTGATCACAGATGAGAATCATAAAAAACTGAGCAAACGAAGCGGACATTCTTCCTATGAAGATCTGATCGACCAGGGATTTGTCTCTGAGGCGGTTGTAAACTTCGTAGCACTTCTCGGATGGAGCCCGACAGATAACCAGGAGATCTTCTCTCTGGAAGAACTGGTAAAGGCGTTTGATTATCATCATATCAGCAAGTCACCGGCTGTCTTTGATCCGGTGAAGTTAAGATGGATGAATGGTGAATACTTAAAAGCAATGGACTTTGACAAGTTCTATGAAATGGCACATCCGTATATTCAGAAAGTGATCACAAAGGATTATGACCTGAAGAAGATTGCTGCACTGATCAAATCCAGGATTGAGATTTTCCCGGATATCGAAGAACAGATCGATTTCTTTGAGGAAGTTCCGGAATATGACACTTCCATGTATTGCCATAAGAAAATGAAATCCAACGAAGAAACTTCCCTGGAAGTACTGAAAGAAGTAAGCAGTCTGCTGGCTGCACAGGAAGATTTCAGCAACGATGCACTCTTTGAATTGTTGAAAGGATACGCCGGTGAGAAGGGTGTGAAGATCGGATATGTAATGTGGCCGATCCGTACTGCAGTTTCCGGAAAACAGAGCACTCCGGGTGGTGCAACAGAACTGATGGAAGTACTGGGAAAAGAAGAATCCTTAAACCGTATTCAAAAAGGAATTGAAAAACTTGAAGCAAGATAACAGCAGGAAAAAATTAAATCCGGCACAAAGCGAGGCAGTGGCTCATAATGATGGGCCCTGCCTCGTTCTGGCAGGACCGGGATCCGGAAAGACACTGACCGTAGTAAAACGGGTAAAACGACTGCTCGAAGAAAAGAAGGCCGTGCCGGACGAAATCCTTGTCATCACATTTACCAAATATGCGGCAAGAGAAATGAAAGAGCGGTTCTGGGCGGAAATGGATGGAAAAAAGCTGCCGGTGACCTTCGGAACATTTCACGGCATTTATTATGGGATTTTGAAATGGGCATACCGTCTGGGTCCGGCTAATATTTTATCAGAAGAAGAAAAATATCAGATTCTGGGGCATGTGGCATCTTTTTACGAGTTGGATGCAGCACAGGAGCAGGATTTTCTGACCAATCTGTCTTCGGAGATCGGAGTGGTGAAGAACAGCCGGTACAAGATTGAGAAGTATGAAGCAAAAAGCTGTCCGGTTCAGTCTTTCCGTGAGATTTATAAAGATTATGAGAAAAAAAGAAAAGAATTAAAGAAGATTGATTTTGACGATATGCTGGTGCTGTGTTGCCGGTTGTTTGAAAAGCGACCGGATCTTCTGAAGCTGTGGCAGGATAAATTCCGTTATATTCTGGT
This window of the Mediterraneibacter butyricigenes genome carries:
- the gltX gene encoding glutamate--tRNA ligase; the protein is MSKVRTRFAPSPTGRMHVGNLRTALYAYLIAKHEDGDFLLRIEDTDQERYMEGAVDIIYRTMEKTGLIHDEGPDKDGGCGPYVQSERNASGIYLKYAKQLVEQGDAYYCFCDKERLDSLKTSVSENGTEIVVYDKHCLSLSKEEVEANLAAGKPWVIRINMPTEGTTTFHDEIYGDIEVPNAELDDMILIKSDGYPTYNFANVIDDHLMGITHVVRGNEYLSSAPKYNRLYEAFGWDIPVYVHCPLITDENHKKLSKRSGHSSYEDLIDQGFVSEAVVNFVALLGWSPTDNQEIFSLEELVKAFDYHHISKSPAVFDPVKLRWMNGEYLKAMDFDKFYEMAHPYIQKVITKDYDLKKIAALIKSRIEIFPDIEEQIDFFEEVPEYDTSMYCHKKMKSNEETSLEVLKEVSSLLAAQEDFSNDALFELLKGYAGEKGVKIGYVMWPIRTAVSGKQSTPGGATELMEVLGKEESLNRIQKGIEKLEAR